The Daucus carota subsp. sativus chromosome 2, DH1 v3.0, whole genome shotgun sequence genome includes a window with the following:
- the LOC108209453 gene encoding kinesin-like protein KIN-5D yields the protein MESNGSRRGGGSFVSISPSQTPKSSEKAIRDLRSEGGNASFKHDSRGEKGVNVQVIVRCRPLSEDEIKAHTPVVITCTENRREVCAVQNIASKQIDRSFMFDKVFGPASQQKDLYEQAVSPIVYEVLEGYNCTIFAYGQTGTGKTYTMEGGGRKKNGEFPSDAGVIPRAVKQIFNILESQNAEYSMKVTFLELYNEEITDLLAPEEFSKFIEDKSKKPIALMEDGKGGVFVRGLEEEIVCTANEIYKILEKGSAKRRTAETLLNKQSSRSHSIFSITIHIKECTPEGEEMIKCGKLNLVDLAGSENISRSGAREGRAREAGEINKSLLTLGRVINALVEHSGHVPYRDSKLTRLLRDSLGGKTKTCIIATISPSVYSLEETLSTLDYAHRAKNIKNKPEINQKMMKSAMIKDLYSEIDRLKQEVFSAREKNGIYIPKDRYLQDEADKKAMAEKIERMELDFESRDKQFMELQGLHNSQLQLTAELSDKLEKTEKKLHETEHALVDLEERHRQANATIKEKEYLISNLIKSERSLIERAFELRAELESAALDVSNLFTKIERKDKIENGNRILIQKFQAQLSQQLEILHKTVAASVTQQEQQLRAMEEDMQSFVSTKAEATEELRENLIKLKTMYGSGIGALDDIAGELDENSKSTVGQLNNEVSKHSSALKDHFKEIASEADTLLNDLQRSLYSQEDKMTSYAQQQREAHSRAMETTRSISQITVNFFNTLDTHASNLSQIVEEAQTDNDQKLSELEKKFEECAANEERQLLEKVAELLASSNSRKKKLVHTAVTSLRDSAASRTNKFQQEMSTMQDSTSLVKVEWSSYIGKAETHYTEDTAAVESGKKDIEEVLQKCLQKAKMGQKQWSSAQESLLSLEKTNVASVDDIIRGGMDANQILRSRFSTAVSSVLEDANIASRNFISSIDHSLQLDHDACSNLDSIITPCCGELRELKSGHYHKTVEITEDAGKCLLTEYVVDQPSCSTPKKRSFNLPSITSIEELRTPAFEELLKSFWESKASKLANGDIKQHILGDSRVPLTAIN from the exons ATGGAGAGTAATGGAAGTAGAAGAGGTGGAGGTAGTTTCGTGTCGATTTCGCCTTCTCAGACTCCCAAATCGAGTGAGAAAGCGATCAGAGATCTGCGATCCGAAGGCGGAAATGCCAGCTTCAAGCATGACAGTAGAGGAGAAAAAGGTGTCAATGTTCAAGTCATTGTCAGATGCAG GCCTTTGAGTGAGGATGAAATTAAGGCGCATACACCGGTAGTTATTACGTGTACTGAGAATCGCAGAGAAGTTTGTGCAGTCCAGAATATTGCTAGTAAGCAGATTGATAGAAGCTTCATGTTTGACAAG GTCTTTGGTCCTGCATCCCAACAAAAGGATCTGTATGAGCAGGCTGTATCGCCTATTGTGTACGAAGTTCTTGAGGGATATAATTGCACTATTTTTGCCTATGGGCAGACGGGAACAGGAAAAACATATACAATGGAAGGAGGTGGGAGGAAAAAG AATGGGGAGTTTCCTAGTGATGCAGGTGTTATTCCAAGAGCTGTTaagcaaatatttaatatattagaatCTCAAAATGCTGAGTACAGCATGAAAGTTACTTTTCTTGAGCTGTACAATGAGGAGATAACTGATCTTTTGGCTCCAGaagaattttcaaaattcaTTGAGGATAAATCTAAGAAACCCATAGCACTAATGGAGGATGGGAAGGGAGGTGTTTTCGTTCGAGGACTGGAAGAGGAAATTGTATGCACTGCaaatgaaatttacaaaattttggaaaaaggTTCTGCTAAAAGGCGTACAGCGGAGACCCTTCTTAACAAACAAAGTAGCAGGTCTCACTCAATAttttctatcacaattcacATTAAGGAGTGTACTCCAGAAGGGGAAGAAATGATAAAGTGCGGGAAGCTCAATCTTGTTGACCTAGCTGGTTCTGAGAATATTTCACGTTCTGGTGCAAGAGAG GGGCGAGCAAGGGAAGCTGGAGAGATTAACAAAAGCTTGCTTACACTTGGTCGAGTTATAAATGCACTAGTGGAGCACTCCGGCCATGTACCATATAG GGATAGTAAATTGACTAGGTTATTGAGAGATTCCTTGGGAGGGAAGACAAAGACATGCATAATTGCCACAATATCACCCTCGGTCTATAGTTTGGAAGAGACACTAAGCACTTTAGATTATGCACACCGtgctaaaaatatcaaaaacaaacCAGAG ATCAATCAGAAAATGATGAAATCGGCAATGATCAAGGACTTGTACTCTGAGATCGATAGGCTTAAACAAG agGTATTTTCTGCAAGAGAGAAAAATGGAATTTACATACCAAAAGATCGCTATCTTCAGGATGAAGCAGATAAGAAG GCAATGGCTGAAAAGATTGAGCGCATGGAACTTGATTTTGAATCAAGAGACAAG CAATTTATGGAGCTCCAGGGACTTCACAATTCTCAGCTGCAACTAACTGCAGAATTAAGTGATAAGCTGGAGAAAACTGAG AAAAAGCTTCATGAAACAGAACATGCATTGGTTGATCTTGAAGAAAGACATAGACAAGCAAATGCAACCATCAAAGagaaagaatatttgatttctaATCTTATCAAGTCAG AGCGATCACTTATCGAGCGGGCATTCGAGCTACGAGCAGAGCTCGAGAGTGCTGCATTAGATGTGTCTAACCTCTTCACCAAAATTG AGCGCAAAGACAAGATAGAAAATGGAAATAGAATCCTTATTCAGAAATTCCAGGCTCAGCTATCCCAACaacttgaaatcttgcacaagACTGTGGCAGCTTCCGTCACACAACAAGAGCAGCAATTGAGAGCCATGGAGGAGGACATGCAATCATTTGTATCCACAAAGGCAGAG GCTACCGAAGAACTTAGAGAAAACCTAATAAAGTTAAAAACCATGTACGGTTCTGGTATTGGAGCTTTGGATGACATAGCAGGGGAGCTTGATGAAAATTCCAAGTCAACAGTTGGACAATTGAACAATGAAGTCTCTAAACATTCATCTGCTCTTAAGGAT CATTTTAAAGAAATAGCTTCCGAGGCTGATACGCTTCTTAATGATCTTCAAAGAAGTCTCTACAGTCAGGAGGATAAAATGACTTCTTATGCACAACAGCAGCGAGAA GCACACTCCAGGGCCATGGAAACTACACGATCAATTTCTCAGATTACTGTTAACTTCTTCAATACATTAGACACACATGCATCCAATTTGAGCCAGATTGTGGAGGAAGCACAAACAGACAATGACCAGAAATTGTCTGAACTTGAAAAGAAGTTTGAG GAATGTGCCGCAAATGAGGAACGACAACTTTTGGAGAAGGTTGCAGAACTACTTGCCAGCTCAAATTCCAGGAAGAAGAAACTG GTTCACACTGCAGTCACTAGCCTTCGAGACAGTGCAGCCAGCCGGACCAACAAATTTCAACAAGAGATGTCAACCATGCAAGATTCAACAAGTTTAGTTAAGGTCGAATGGTCGAGCTACATTGGCAAAGCTGAAACACATTATACCGAGGATACTGCTGCAGTGGAGAGTGGAAAGAAAGATATCGAGGAAGTTCTCCAGAAATG TCTACAGAAGGCAAAAATGGGACAAAAGCAGTGGAGCAGTGCTCAAGAATCCTTACTTAGTCTGGAGAAAACCAATGTTGCTTCCGTTGATGACATAATAAG GGGAGGAATGGATGCCAATCAAATATTACGTTCTCGCTTTTCCACTGCTGTGTCATCTGTTCTTGAAGATGCAAATATAGCAAGCAGGAATTTCATTTCTTCCATAGACC ACTCGTTGCAACTCGACCATGATGCATGTAGTAATCTTGATTCTATAATTACACCCTGCTGTGGAGAATTAAGGGAGTTGAAGAGCGGACACTACCACAAGACTGTAGAGATCACAGAAGACGCAGGAAAATGCCTCCTGACTGAATACGTG GTGGATCAACCCTCATGCTCGACACCCAAAAAAAGATCATTTAATCTTCCAAGCATCACATCTATTGAAGAGCTTAGAACACCTGCATTTGAGGAGCTGCTGAAGTCATTCTGGGAATCAAAAGCTTCGAAACTTGCAAATGGAGATATAAAGCAACACATTCTAGGGGACTCCCGAGTTCCCCTTACTGCTATTAACTAA
- the LOC108208865 gene encoding phototropin-1: protein MEQKKPNQAPTSRDSRGSLEVFNPSTYSNPATRASRPIPHPLSIPATPELPPPQSVAKFDDQSVSTSWMALPTPPAKQSLATIINDGKKSPAVGNAGGEVGAAAQRAAEWGLVLKTDEETGKLQGVKVRNSGGDTGSVGAAGTSRRTSGNSMRDSDDLSDDGGNRGNIPRVSEDLKNALSTFQQTFVVSDATKPDFPILYASAGFFKMTGYTAKEVIGRNCRFMQGADTNAEDVGKIREALQEGKSYCGRLLNYKKDGTPFWNLLTISPIKDEDGNTLKFIGMQVEVSKHTEGAKENSLRPNGLPESLIRYDARQKEMATSSVTELLQAVKRPRALSESTNIRPVITRKSAPGSDQERLDALGKRTTENMAPIHPSRRNSHTGVRTTMQQINEVPDKKIKKTTRRSFMGIIKKNRASTDEFGTGGFEEDSDDDDYRPESLDNKARKKEMRKGIDLATTLERIEKNFVITDPRLPDNPIIFASDSFLELTEYSREEILGRNCRFLQGPETDPATVRKIRDAIDNHKDVTVQLINYTKTGKKFWNLFHLQPMRDQKGEVQYFIGVQLDGSKHVEPLQNSIPEATVKENINLVKETAENVDEAVRELPDANSTPEDLWKNHSKVVQPKPHRKDSASWQAIQKILNSGEQLGLKHFKPVKPLGSGDTGSVHLVELCDSGEYFAMKAMDKGIMLNRNKVHRACAEREILDMLDHPFLPALYASFQTSTHICLITDYCPGGELFVLLDRQPTKVISEDAVRFFAAEVVVALEYLHCQGIIYRDLKPENILIQSSGHVALTDFDLSCLTSCKPQLLIPDINNKSKHKKGPIFMAEPMRASNSFVGTEEYIAPEIISGAGHTSAVDWWALGILLYEMLYGYTPFRGKTRQRTFANILHKDLKFPGSKAVSLSAKQLIYRLLHRDPKNRLGSREGANEIKQHPFFRGINWALVRCENPPKLDAPLFGTEDENEVTEVDPGLQDLQTNVF, encoded by the exons ATGGAACAGAAGAAACCAAATCAAGCACCAACTTCTCGAGACTCAAGAGGCTCACTAGAAGTATTCAACCCATCAACTTACAGCAATCCGGCCACTAGAGCAAGCAGGCCCATTCCCCACCCACTGTCCATCCCTGCCACTCCAGAGCTTCCACCGCCGCAATCAGTTGCCAAATTTGATGACCAGTCTGTCAGTACCTCATGGATGGCTCTCCCTACGCCGCCAGCTAAACAATCCCTTGCAACTATTATCAATGATGGCAAGAAGTCTCCTGCGGTGGGTAATGCTGGGGGAGAAGTGGGGGCTGCAGCACAAAGGGCAGCAGAGTGGGGATTGGTCTTGAAGACTGATGAAGAGACTGGTAAGCTGCAGGGAGTTAAAGTCAGAAACTCGGGTGGTGACACTGGTTCTGTAGGGGCGGCTGGTACTTCTAGGAGGACCTCGGGTAATTCCATGCGCGACTCTGATGATCTATCAGATGATGGAG GTAATAGAGGGAACATACCAAGAGTGTCAGAGGACTTGAAGAATGCCTTGTCAACATTTCAACAGACTTTCGTGGTGTCGGATGCAACAAAACCTGATTTTCCAATCCTCTATGCCAGCGCTGGTTTCTTTAAAATGACTGGTTACACTGCCAAAGAAGTTATTGGTAGAAATTG CCGATTCATGCAGGGTGCAGATACTAATGCAGAAGACGTGGGGAAAATAAGGGAAGCTTTGCAGGAGGGGAAGAGTTACTGCGGAAGGCTACTGAATTACAAGAAAGATGGAACTCCGTTTTGGAACCTTCTCACTATTTCCCCCATCAAGGATGAAGATGGCAATACCCTCAAATTCATCGG AATGCAAGTGGAGGTGAGCAAGCATACAGAGGGCGCCAAGGAGAACAGCCTTCGTCCTAATGGACTTCCTGAATCTTTGATTCGATATGATG CTAGGCAGAAAGAAATGGCAACAAGTTCAGTGACTGAGCTGTTGCAAGCGGTGAAGAGGCCACGGGCACTGAGCGAATCCACTAACATACGTCCAGTGATTACAAGAAAATCTGCACCAGGCAGCGATCAGGAGCGACTGGATGCCCTTGGGAAGCGAACCACTGAAAACATGGCGCCAATTCATCCCTCAAGGAGAAACTCTCATACTGGTGTCAGAACTACAATGCAGCAAATCAATGAAGTCCCAGacaagaaaatcaagaaaaccACACGTCGTTCTTTCATGGG GATAATAAAGAAGAACAGAGCTAGTACCGATGAGTTTGGTACTGGTGGATTTGAGGAGGACAGTGACGATGATGATTATCGTCCAGAGAGTTTGGATAACAAAGCACGAAAGAAAGAAATGAGAAAGGGTATTGATCTTGCCACCACCCTTGAACGTATTGAGAAAAATTTTGTCATCACTGATCCTAGGCTTCCTGACAACCCCATT ATTTTCGCATCTGATAGCTTCTTGGAGTTGACAGAGTACAGTCGTGAAGAAATCTTGGGGAGAAACTGCAG GTTTCTTCAGGGACCAGAAACTGATCCAGCCACTGTGAGAAAAATCAGGGATGCAATTGATAACCATAAGGATGTTACTGTTCAACTTATTAACTATACTAAAACTG GCAAGAAATTCTGGAATTTGTTTCATCTGCAGCCTATGCGTGACCAAAAG GGAGAGGTTCAGTATTTCATTGGGGTACAACTAGATGGAAGTAAACATGTTGAGCCACTTCAGAACAGTATTCCTGAGGCTACTGTGAAAGAGAATATTAACCTG gtaAAAGAAACTGCCGAAAATGTTGACGAAGCAGTGAGAGAGCTCCCGGATGCTAATTCT ACGCCAGAAGATTTATGGAAAAATCATTCCAAGGTGGTTCAGCCAAAGCCTCATAGAAAGGACAGTGCGTCATGGCAAGCTATTCAAAAG ATCCTCAATAGCGGTGAACAGCTAGGCTTAAAGCATTTCAAGCCAGTAAAGCCATTAGGGTCTGGAGATACCGGCAG TGTGCATTTGGTGGAACTGTGTGATAGTGGTGAATACTTCGCGATGAAAGCAATGGACAAAGGAATTATGCTCAATCGGAACAAG GTCCATAGAGCTTGTGCAGAAAGAGAGATATTGGATATGCTAGATCACCCTTTCCTTCCTGCATTATATGCTTCATTTCAG ACTAGTACACATATTTGTTTGATTACTGATTATTGCCCCGGAGGTGAGCTATTTGTACTTTTGGACAGACAACCAACTAAGGTCATCAGTGAAGATGCTGTAAG GTTCTTCGCAGCTGAAGTTGTTGTAGCATTGGAGTACCTTCACTGTCAAG GTATTATTTACAGGGATTTAAAGCCTGAAAATATTTTGATCCAAAGCAGTGGTCATGTGGCTTTAACAGATTTTGATTTGTCCTGCTTAACATCCTGCAAGCCACAG cttctgattccaGATATAAACAATAAAAGTAAGCATAAAAAAGGTCCAATTTTTATGGCGGAGCCAATGAGAGCATCAAACTCTTTCGTCGGAACAGAAGAGTACATAGCTCCT GAAATCATATCAGGTGCAGGCCATACTAGTGCAGTGGACTGGTGGGCTCTTG GAATCCTTTTGTATGAAATGTTGTATGGATATACACCATTTAGGGGAAAGACAAGGCAAAGGACATTTGCCAACATCCTGCATAAGGATCTTAAGTTTCCAGGAAGTAAAGCG GTGAGTCTCTCAGCAAAGCAGCTCATTTATCGATTGTTACATAGAGATCCGAAGAATAGATTGGGATCTCGTGAAGGTGCTAATGAAATCAAACAGCATCCATTCTTCCGGGGGATCAACTGGGCTCTAGTCCGTTGTGAG AATCCTCCAAAGCTTGATGCTCCTCTCTTTGGAACAGAAGATGAAAACGAAGTTACAGAAGTCGACCCCGGGCTACAAGATTTACAGACAAATGTGTTCTAA